TCTCCCAGCCAGTTACATCTTTATAGTGCAACACCCTGAACTCAGAATGGCCACCCTCTTTCGCCAGGTCATAAACACCTTCGTTGGTTTTGTCAAAATTGGTTCCGTATTCAATAATCTCGTTAATACGCTCCGGCCCTTCCTTAACAACGGCTTCAACAACTTCGCGGTCGCAAAGGCCGTCGCCGCTTATTAAGGTATCCTGGATATGTTTTTCAAACGAATCTTCTTTTTTATCCACAACTACAGCAACCCCGCCCTGGGCATACTTAGTGTTCGATTCGTCTTCGTTAGATTTTGTAACTATCAGAACCTTACCATGCTTCGCCGCTTTGAGCGCGAAACTTAAACCGGCAATGCCTGAACCCACTACGAGGAAATCAACAGATCGGGTCATGTTTTATATGAAATGTGTGTAAAAGTAGTACTAATGTTAATAACAGCTATAAAACCTGTTAAGTTTATGTAAAGAAAAACTTAAAAATAGATTTGAATGTGTATAACTCCCATTTAAGCGTCGAATATCAATATTTTTTGAGCGACTTTTACGACACTTTAGTCATAAAGCTAACATTTTCCCCACCCGCTAATTTTTAACATAAAACTTTTTCAAATAAAAATTGATTGTCACAGATATCTAAAAATCAGCATACTTTTTGGTGGAAAAATGTTTATATCTGTTAATAAGTTGTGAAAACTAATTTATAAAAGAAAAATTAGAGCGACTTTTGCACAATACCAACACCATAACAAACAATAGTTTTCTTTTATTTAAAAAGTAGTTGTTATTAATTGAATTGTGGAAATGAATACCTTCGAAGAAATTAATCTGAAAGGATATGTGGATGAAGAGATCGACCCAACGCTTGATCTTTTCGCCGAAATCGAAAAATTAAAAAAGCAAAAGAACGCGGTGATCCTGGCGCACTATTACCAGGATGGCGACATTCAGGATATTGCCGATTACATTGGCGATAGTTTAGGCCTGTCGCAACAAGCCGCCAAAACTGATGCTGACATTATTGTTTTTGCAGGCGTGCACTTCATGGCCGAAACAGCCAAGATCCTGTCGCCGACAAAAAAGGTTTTACTGCCGGATATGAAGGCAGGTTGTTCATTAGCAGATAGTTGCCCTCCTCACTTGTTTAAAAAGTTTAAGGAAAACTATCCCGATCACCTGGTGATCACGTATGTAAACTGCACGGCCGAACTAAAGGCTTTAACCGACATTGTTTGTACATCAAGCAACGCGGTGCAGATTGTGGAGAGCTTACCGAAAGATCAGAAGATCATTTTCGGTCCTGATAAAAACCTTGGCGCGTATGTAGCCAAGAAAACCGGCCGTGACCTGGTGTTGTGGAATGGTGCCTGTATGGTGCATGAGATATTTTCGAGAGAAAAGATCACCAAACTGAAAGAGCGCCATCCCGGTGCAAAACTGTTGGCGCACCCTGAATGCGAGGACGTTATACTGGAAATGGCCGATTATGTTGGTTCAACAACCGGTATTTTGAAATACGCCGGCAGCCGCCAGGAAAAGGAATTTATTGTTGCTACAGAATCGGGCATATTGCACCAGATGCAGAAGGAAAACCCGGATAAAATATTTATCCCGGCGCCACCTAATAACAACTGCGCATGTAATGATTGCCCGCACATGAAACGTAACACGCTGGAAAAGTTATACCTGTGTTTGAAAAACGAAACGCCGGAAGTAACCGTACCGGAGCATATTATCGAGAGGGCTGTAAAACCTATCGAACGGATGCTGGAAATCTCGGCACAATTAGGGCTATAGTTCTTTTTGTTTTTTGGGATTACACCGATTAGGGATTGATTACACCGATTTTTTGATCGGTTGGATGGCCTTGATAGGGAAGTTATAAACCGGGTAATTGTGGAAAACCCGGGGGAGGTTTTTGGGAGGTATTTTTTGAATAAAATGCCTCCCAAAGCTTAAAAAGGCTAAAAATCGCCAAAAATTTTTCCGCCGTTGGCGGATATGATGTGTACGGGTTGCGGCCCGGATTTTTGAGTTATCCACAATGTTGTTAAAAAGTACAAAGGGTGCTTTGGCTGCAAACTGCAAAGTGCTTCGATATATTTGCAGCCCTCTTTTAGAGGTAGCAGTTGATTTTAGCCGGAAATGGCTAAAATCTCAAAAAAATTTCCCGCCTTCGGCGGAATATTTGATACCGGGTTGCGGCCCGAAAATTTATAAATGAAAAGCTTTTAAAGGTCGCCCTTCGGGGAGATTTAATGGAAATTATATGTTTGAAAATCAGGATAGGACTAATTTAGAGGAACTTGGCGAATTTGGCCTGATTGGTCATCTTACCAAAAACATCAAGCTTACCAACGAAAGCAGTAACAAAGGTGTTGGCGATGATGCTGCCGTGCTGGATTTTGCCGGCAAAAAAACGTTGATAAGCACCGATATGCTTTTGGAGGGCATTCATTTCGATTTGGCATATACGCCGCTTAAGCACCTGGGATACAAAGCTATACAGGTAAACCTGAGCGATATTTATGCCATGAACGGGATCGCTTCACAGGTTACGGTTTCTATCGGGATGTCGAGCAAGTTTCCGTTGGAAGCTATTGAAGAACTTTACCAGGGAATTTATATTGCCTGCGAAAAATACAATGTGGATTTGATTGGTGGAGATACCACCGCTTCGAAACAAGGGTTGGTGATCAGTGTAACCTCCATTGGTTACGCGGATGAGGCGGATATTGTTTACCGCAATGGTGCCGAAGAGGGTGACCTAATCTGTGTATCGGGTGATTTGGGTGGCGCTTACACCGGTTTGCAATTGCTGGAACGCGAAAAATTAATTTATCTCGAAAACCCTAATATTCAGCCTGATCTGGAAGGAAAAGATTACATTGTTGAGCGACAGCTGAAACCGGAAGCCCGCCGGGATGTGATTGAATTGCTGAAAAGCATTGAAGTAAAACCAACTTCGATGATCGATGTATCGGATGGTTTAGCTTCCGAGCTTTTACATATCTGCAGGCAAAGCAACAAGGGGTGTAACCTGTACGAAGAGAAAATCCCGTTGGATCCGATGACTTTCGAAACGGCCCGCGAGTTTAACCTCGATCCTACCATCTGCGCTTTAAGCGGCGGAGAAGATTACGAATTGCTGTTCACTGTGAAACAAGCCGATTATGATAAGATCAAATTCAAAATGGATATCAGCATTATTGGCTATATCACCGAACCATCGGCCGGTTGCAATCTGGTTACCAAAAGCGGTACTGTACACGAGCTGAAAGCCCAGGGATGGAACGCCTTCAAAAAATCTGAATAAATGCTGCAGGGTGTTTTTGATAAATTTTACCTGAACAATCACCCGGATGGGAAACCACCAGTTGGGTTTGTTAAGGGGATACTGATACTT
The sequence above is a segment of the Mucilaginibacter celer genome. Coding sequences within it:
- the nadA gene encoding quinolinate synthase NadA produces the protein MNTFEEINLKGYVDEEIDPTLDLFAEIEKLKKQKNAVILAHYYQDGDIQDIADYIGDSLGLSQQAAKTDADIIVFAGVHFMAETAKILSPTKKVLLPDMKAGCSLADSCPPHLFKKFKENYPDHLVITYVNCTAELKALTDIVCTSSNAVQIVESLPKDQKIIFGPDKNLGAYVAKKTGRDLVLWNGACMVHEIFSREKITKLKERHPGAKLLAHPECEDVILEMADYVGSTTGILKYAGSRQEKEFIVATESGILHQMQKENPDKIFIPAPPNNNCACNDCPHMKRNTLEKLYLCLKNETPEVTVPEHIIERAVKPIERMLEISAQLGL
- the thiL gene encoding thiamine-phosphate kinase, which translates into the protein MFENQDRTNLEELGEFGLIGHLTKNIKLTNESSNKGVGDDAAVLDFAGKKTLISTDMLLEGIHFDLAYTPLKHLGYKAIQVNLSDIYAMNGIASQVTVSIGMSSKFPLEAIEELYQGIYIACEKYNVDLIGGDTTASKQGLVISVTSIGYADEADIVYRNGAEEGDLICVSGDLGGAYTGLQLLEREKLIYLENPNIQPDLEGKDYIVERQLKPEARRDVIELLKSIEVKPTSMIDVSDGLASELLHICRQSNKGCNLYEEKIPLDPMTFETAREFNLDPTICALSGGEDYELLFTVKQADYDKIKFKMDISIIGYITEPSAGCNLVTKSGTVHELKAQGWNAFKKSE